Below is a genomic region from Vitis riparia cultivar Riparia Gloire de Montpellier isolate 1030 chromosome 16, EGFV_Vit.rip_1.0, whole genome shotgun sequence.
GAAAAAATGCATTTGACAAACATTGGATAGAAAGCAAcctttttataattcattttaaaaataattatattttacacaTTTATGaggtattttcaatttttcttttatttatttaaacaatatgGGGAAAGATGAAAAATACTCTTAGGAACTTGTATCTTGTGAATATGAATATAATACCTTGATGGAGAATATTtcgagaaaatcattttttatatttaattttctaaaccaaattttattttaataataattaaagaagacttaagaaattttatcaaaaattatttgggaaaattgtgttttgggcccagctgggcccaaaaattaatgtatggtccatataagtttcatatttaagcccaacacCTAATGAAAGAGTGGAAATTGAGAGTAAGgatattatctttaaaaaatctctaaaatacccttgactattaaatgaaaaaactaaccaatcacctcatctttctcattctctctttgactcttttgctcttctctcacctatttaaCAGAGGAACCAacttgaatcatttttcttcatcaaatatgaaagatggttaaaaattattattaccaaatgtatttttgtcagtgaataacttttaaataccttatcaaatattattctttttttcaaacttacataaaatataataaatatcattctttatttcaaacctatattatttctcatatatattaaacaatttttaaacatctcctaaaatattagtattatttgtttactctaacttgtaaattagatatcatcaaatattatatttttttcaaatttatagaacatataataaatactttttaaattccttcataaaatattattaattttttttttctaacttgcaaattaggcacatggtgtttattatttttttgaatataatgtaaatactcacatgtatatatatatatatatatatatatatatattaattaagaagacaatatttataagactaatttaccaaccttccaataattttgaaaatgtaaatagggtaattggccgaattaaagtcttcaaaaatattcaaaatttcttcatTCCAAAATTATCTAATTGCTctccacactaatcctaaatattttttaataaagatttaaatatttaaaaccattaaaataaatactttcttattaaagcaattttttcaaagtaataagataaaaatcatgaaatcttcaaaattataattacaacaaatatttttaactttaaaactaatttcataatttaaattaatggttttaaaaaataaaaatgttataaaaataatttttgtttatttttaatgtcatttaaatatgatttttttaatctctattgataacaatgaaattatatttacaaaggcaaaatagtaaaaatatatatttcatttagtttacttataatgaacaattcaaatatgattgattttaattttatttcctatgtgttaatttttgtagagaatgtcttaatgacatagtttggtaaaaaaaaagaaaaacaaaactatcaataatcgtcttaatgtcaaattcaaattatttaaaaatcgtaTAAAACCTATTAGAAACCTTGTACACTCTTTGTACATTCaacacatttcccttgtacagttaatgTAATATctttgtacagttagtgtaatacacttgtacaatgacacaaatttcatatatctCCTAATTTATATATCCATGTaggtgtattaatcatattttcaatggtttagttgagaaaatggtggatgacttagggtcaatttttttccccaaatatcattattggaaaaaatattagaattttcatgtaagagttaaataaagtgcaggACATAGTTGTACAATTattgggtgacaaggaaaataaaaagtagtttagaatcaattaaaatcattcacaaatGGTAATCTTATACatctttgtacaattagtatatttcccttgtacatttagtgtaatacccttatacaatgacacaaattttatatctctcctaagttatgtgtccacataggagtgtttaaccatattttcattgatttagTTGAGAGGATGGTAGATGATTTAAggtcaaaattttttttctccaaatattattattaggaaaaatattggaattttcatgcatgaattaaataaagtgcatgacatatatatacaattcatgagtgataaaaaaaataaaggaatgactcataatcgattataatatttcacaaagggtagccttgtacacctttgtacatttagcacatttcccttatacggttagtgtaatacaattgtacagtgatgcaataaataaataaataaataaaatttattatttttttattttcatataaaaaaaatagtactaaacaaggttttcaatttcattttaaaaaatagttttcattttttaattaaaaatattttcaaaaagagacaatatagaaaataaaaattatttttaaaaataaaaaataaaaactagaaaaatattttaaaaccaaactcaaatataatctatataatttttaactacttgttttcatctaaaataagtaaatatacatttcaacccttttatataagaaaatttcaatctctactatgtattgatataattcaCTTCTAAAGTTCgatcatatgaaaacattttaattaagtacttaaaataaaagttttccatccatcctctttctttctttttctttttcttattttaataaattttcaattaattcaaatcattaaaataaattcttaataaacaaatttgaaacatttcatataacttattactaaaagtcatgttcaaaaagttattaaaataaggaagaaagaagattaaaaaaaataaacactttattttataatagtaaaaaaaaactttaaaatactttttaataaaaaaaattaaaatagtgaatatatttattttaaatagtattttaatcattaaattatttacttctaaaatataaaagataaaaataaatgtaaaatgtaatttttatttatttaaattaatatttttttagaaattattttccaaaatagtctttgaatcattaatataatttttggttatttataatttaaaaataaaaaaatatttttgatttttcaattatttataaaagagttttaaaaaataatgaaaaattcaaaaattgttaaataagaaagaatagtggCATGTGAAGGgtggtagaataaagacaaaaatgagttaagtgggtatttttgtttattctcATCTCATATCCTTGAAATCAATTATAGGTGTTTGAAGGAttctttattaattatcaaagcCAAATGGGTCTAAAGCTCAATTCtcccaaattatttttcaaaatcttctaAATAAgccttataaaaaaattatcaaataatacctttattcttttatagatGTAAGAGGTGATCCAACAATACccttttttccaaataaataatcaaaattatcaaCTTAGCTTAAGTAAAAGAATTCTTAGACATTTGAATTGAATcataatatagtttttttttaatatagtagttttattattatctcaCCTTTTTGgttgaattattatatttttggatTCTATATTTAGtagtggaaatattttttttaattattatttttttcacaaattatgCGAGTCTAGCTTTGACTTAAGTTGGGacaataatcaaaatcaaacaatccTAAATGGAGTAGATTTGATTTAacaattaaacaaattttaatttaatcatgaTTAATCAACTTAATTATGTTCCCATCTTAATAATAACCTACCTAAATTGAATCCTACCCAACCATTTAGGTTTGGTCTAAGCACCTAGGTGGAATGACAAACTGGCATTGAAAGTTTGTTTggtaaatgttttttaaaacaaaaataggttttaaaaattgttatccaatttttataaaataaaaatttgtgtggaaatttaaaatgattttaacttatttttaatatttttaaatatattttaaaaataatatttatatctagtattttatttttaattattctacatattaaaaaaaactctcaaataacatgtaaaaatattataaaacaattaaaaggcgttatttaaaaataccataggaaacaatttttatctGTCAAATGTGTTTTGTGTAATGTTTTTAGAATCAGACCGATTAATGAACAGAAAAAATTATCGATTCGAAGATCAAATTGGTGACTGAATCACTATCGAACtagtgatgtcataaatatatatatatatatatatatattattaaattaaaattaataatatttatttttttatcttttatatataaatatattaatattttaaattttattaaataaaatatatatagtatttaaatgtaaaaatgCATATCGAAAACGGAAGGATATAatatatactatatatatatatacacgtttaaaaaatatatcttattgTTTTGATTCAAGCCCTACCCTTGTAAGCTGTGCATGTTTAAATagctgaatttttttaaatcagctGCTACTTGTCCCACACCCTCATTCAGCACTTTATGTCAGATATTCGCTGGGCCATGGGCTGGGTTGGGGTAGGAGTTGGATCATTGTGCCTTTTTAAAAgcccataaaattttaaaaacccagCTACTGTAAATTTATTGAGCACGTGAACCACCAATTCAGTCCCGGCCCAAAGGCCCCAAAAAGAACCGTCGATTCAGTCCCGGTCCAAAGCCCCAAAAAGACCGTTAGGCAGCGTAATTTCCTCTTCAACAAACGTGGCACTACATCACCCATTCGATTTCGACGCATCAGAAGGAGCGTGCCCTCCACAAGTTTCACCTTGATATAGATCCCCACCAACTCACCCTCTCCACCAGAAACGGAAGTGAGAGACAGGGATTTTCACAATGGCATCGGTGAGCATGGTGGGAGCTGGGTTCTCATACAGCGCAAGATCATCGCCGTCAATGGAGGCACTGAAGAGTGGCAGAGGAGGAAGAAGCTTCGGCACCCAATTCCCCATCTCTTCCTCTGGTGCAGCGAGGAGAGCTGTGGTGGTGAGGGCAGAGACTATAAACCCAGAGATTAGGAAAACGGAAGAGAAAGTCGTTGACTCTGTTCCAGTCGCTGAGCTCGCCAAACCCGTCACTGCTTACTGCAGGTACTTTCTCATTttatgctctgtttggttgttgagaaataccaggaaaacaaaagaaaaaaagggaaagtgGTATTCAGTctcttgattttcaaattgttcATTGGTACATATTTCCTTCCCAAAGTATCCCCAAGTCGTGTTTTCTATGTCTGCTTGCTTGCTTGTTTTGTTGACCAATTCTTTACCTTCTTTGTTAGTGATAAAAGAATGGTATAGGTTCAACAGCTTCAGTTAATGGCTATGTGGGTGCAGGTGTTGGAGGTCTGGGACTTTCCCACTCTGTGATGGAAGCCATGTGAAGCACAACAAAGCTACTGGAGATAACGTTGGGCCTTTGCTTTTGAAAAAGTAGTAATCTTTTCATCTCATTCATTTCTCGGCATGCTAGACTTGAAAACTGAAACTTCGGAGTTTATCTGATGAATGATGTTTCGATGCAATGTGTTTCTACCAAACTTTTACTGAAACAAACATAGTTTCATCTCACAATCGTAGAGGTCAAAGTACCGttcattttttcttgttcttcgtTCTTGTCTGCAGCAGCAACAGAGTCATGAGGCAGAGGTCCTACATGACAACATGGTTTGTTGGGATCTCTGAATCACACAACATTATTGCTGAATTATGATATGTGAGTCTGTGACGGCCCAATAACTTCTCAATCATTATTCAACAGCAAGAGCCCAGTTAGTGTTAATAAAGCAATATAAGGATGAACATTGTATTCAAAATTTATGTCAGGAAAATAAGACATTGCTTTGATGGAAGAGTAGGTAGGTTGGGTGCAGTTTTCAAACTTAGAAACCTCTTGAGTTGAATCATCTCAATGGGActgtatattgatttttttgagtttttattaCTACCAATTCTAGGGCAAAATTATTTAGACAGGGTTAGTGGAAGATTGGAACAAGAAGTTTATGAACTTCCTCAATCGTCAAAGTTGTGCcctattttttttgcttttgtttatgGGCTAAAGCAACTGGGGTTTTGTTTGTCGAACAAAAGGTGTCACTGTTGTTTGATGGATCATGTTGGCTGTGATTGTTATTCAAGTCTACACACTGCAAATCATGAAATGAGTGAGATGAGGACAACACCTGTATCCTTGAAAGCAGGCTCCCATAGTGAAAGAAGCCCCTTTTTTGCTTTCATCTTTGAGTGTCATAGAATTTGCATCAAGAAAAACTATAGTACATTTTTGGGGTGCAACAATGTCGCCCATAACCCGGGGATCAGTCACCTAAATGATGACTCTTAGAGTAGGTTCTCCTAAGGTATGATGTCAAATGTCATAAAAAGAATCAATCCTTACTGAACACTAATTGGTTTTTAGATGAGATGGTCAAAGTGCGATCAAACATATGTTTGTGAAATATAACGGGCGGTGAAGCTAATTATGTTTCTCTTGTTAGTGAAAGCAAAAACATATGAATGAAAGTGTAGGTGAACCACATAAATTTCTTTATTAGAATTTGTTCTTCCTCTTCACCTTTATGCCAGATAACTATGTGAATCTTATATgaatgaaaatccaaaattcaatCTGCCAAAATTGGGAATTCATGCCTACTCAAATTtctattagaaaattttccacAAAAACCTCTGGAAATAAAAAGAACAGGAAAAAACATATGagccattctttttctttttcattttctttctaatctCTCCTTGCTTGTAAGATATCCATGGTAGCAAAACTGATCTCCTTGGCATGCATCCTGGCCAGCCACAGATCAATTTGGAGCAATATAGAAGCCATAGAATGAGTGACATTGATCTaattgtgacatcccacatcggatagtgAGGAAAGTTTCTGACGCAATATAAGTACGGACTTATCGTAACCctgtagacacgttttaaaacCGTGAGAATCCCTTTGGGTCCAAACTTGGGAGTGGGTCGTTAACGAtttgaattcaataaaatagatttatataAGACCTAACtcaaattgattattaaataagaagATTTAAATACGATAAATTTAGTTGATTATTCAATGTTCGAGTCTTGACACAACACTAACACGAATTATAACCCTAGCATTGTAGTCTACATGATTAAAAGTAAACAAATTCTTTACTTTTGATGAAACAGAGGCCGCATGCTTTAAAAGAAGAAGGATTCATGTTGGGGATTTTTTTCTTGATGGTTGTGGCTTTGTGACAGCATCATATTTGTCCATAATGCTAGCCATATTCATCAAGTgtgtcttatttatttattttttattttttatttttttatttttttaaccttttctttttttctgagTTTGGATTGACTTACTGGCTTGTGCCGCAATTTACGAAACTGAATGCAGTAAGGGCCAAGGAGTTGGGTCTGGATGATGTAGAATGCAATACGAGTAACCAAAATGCAGCTGTCATACTGACTGGCTTTTTTTATAAGTTGTAT
It encodes:
- the LOC117933050 gene encoding CDGSH iron-sulfur domain-containing protein NEET, with the protein product MASVSMVGAGFSYSARSSPSMEALKSGRGGRSFGTQFPISSSGAARRAVVVRAETINPEIRKTEEKVVDSVPVAELAKPVTAYCRCWRSGTFPLCDGSHVKHNKATGDNVGPLLLKK